From the Amia ocellicauda isolate fAmiCal2 chromosome 12, fAmiCal2.hap1, whole genome shotgun sequence genome, the window AGTATCACTAAACCATTTACATAGATGCCATTCCTGTTGTATGATCATACTACAGATTAGGTACTTTTTAGAAGTTTTTAATCTATTCTGTATGACTTCTCATCTCACTGTTATTCCCTTTCAAATACCTTCAGCAGCACATTGTGAGCATCAATTGAGAGTTGTTTTAAGGAGCTCATCAACATGCAGTAGGCGGCTCTATAGGAGATGACTCCGGCTGGAACTGATCCCACAATGGGGAAGACACTCAGAGCAATAGCAGTGTTAATGGACCTCTTCCCTGAGGCCTTCTTCATGAGTTCCATGACTGCATCAAAATTGATCCCATCTTTCAGGGGGGATTTAATCACAGCTTTCAGGTCCTCCACTGACTTCCCCACTTCATCAGTCATCCTCTGGAGAGACTCATCATCCAGGTCAAAGGTCGTGTAGTATGTCTCAAGCTCACTAACCAGGCTTGCAGTGTTACACACCACTGTCAGACCTGGGATGGGCACTGCAGAAACTGCAGCAGATAGCAGAGACACCTTCCACATGCGTTTCCTCAGTTCCTTTTGCTTCTTCTTACACATTTGAAAGGAGATGTTTGGCAAGGCCATCATGAAAATGTGCTTCTTGTGCTTTGGAAGATCGTCCCTGAAGGTGTCGAGCAGTTTGGGGAAGTCGTACAGACTCATGTCCTTCCCCATGATCAGAAACACTCTGCATGACTTCATCACATCTTTCAAGTGAGTATCGCAGTCAATTCTCATTCTTTTCAGAAACTCAATTTCATTGAAGTTGGATGGCTCCTTATCCTCTCTTTCATTTCGTATATCTTGGTCAATCTTGGATCGGACAAAGTAAAACTTTCTCCCCATCTTGTGGATCTCCTGGGCCAGCATGGTGTGATTGGTGGTGAAGCGCAAAGAcgtgatgatgatgaagaaat encodes:
- the LOC136764058 gene encoding interferon-inducible GTPase 5-like encodes the protein MKCDEFDVFIIITSEHFRDIHFRLGKEIQSKEKNVYFVRSKIESDLTAAQLQSAVYNEDEVLKTIRQKCIDSLKEGGMESACVFLVSGTQPQLYDLPELEKTLEEDITNRKWDAIFSAEELHDVDEEDAVILKHFKNLGLHSVASKLQSHFKTVQEAELNIAITGESGSGKSTFINTIRGLKQNDKGAAKAGVFDSTQVPTAYPYPKHPNVKLWDLPGIGTKNYEAQEYLTRLDFKTYDFFIIITSLRFTTNHTMLAQEIHKMGRKFYFVRSKIDQDIRNEREDKEPSNFNEIEFLKRMRIDCDTHLKDVMKSCRVFLIMGKDMSLYDFPKLLDTFRDDLPKHKKHIFMMALPNISFQMCKKKQKELRKRMWKVSLLSAAVSAVPIPGLTVVCNTASLVSELETYYTTFDLDDESLQRMTDEVGKSVEDLKAVIKSPLKDGINFDAVMELMKKASGKRSINTAIALSVFPIVGSVPAGVISYRAAYCMLMSSLKQLSIDAHNVLLKVFERE